In the genome of Flexistipes sinusarabici DSM 4947, one region contains:
- a CDS encoding FAD-dependent oxidoreductase — MKRILPVYVNKLSPCYSKDHMGNTGCPAGNDIPRFLRLIALRRFEEAFYVLKETNPFSAGCGRFCDHPCETACNRTKFDQPVDIKALERFIADWGYANNLQPKDIKNDKDKSIAVVGSGPAGLTAAYFLSKEGYNVTVYEKHSKAGGLLSQGIPEYRYPDEILEKELEYIYKTGVKVRLNYEINKNRFIDLAEEFDAVIVATGAQSPGVLNIEGEDDPAVENGIKFLTDINLNNSENVNVGKDEKIGIIGGGYTAFDVARCAARLGADPHIIYRRTVNEMTAHPGEVKDSEEEGVTFHFLRQPVRIKRNGDKLKLVCSVMKLGPVDESGRAKPVQMKDAYEEFELDRIVMAVGDKPDLFFVGERFVNEYPNLNCPDLPDELKDKIFIAGDSSMGNSELVGMVVRAVGSAQITVEKVRKFLGEKIEPSENREIAFYNTINTKYFQETTRLVEKRIELEQRKNTFEEITKTIDEDTAVVFAERCFFCGICIQCDWCYYYSEGSLLKLGKEWSPTIDESFYKYVLDKISEASFKSVEACPRSALSITDEDSKLMEVCDYQFVNFDEIKGK, encoded by the coding sequence TTGAAAAGAATTCTGCCTGTATATGTTAATAAATTAAGCCCCTGTTATTCAAAAGATCATATGGGAAATACCGGCTGTCCCGCCGGCAATGATATACCACGTTTCTTAAGGCTTATTGCCTTAAGACGTTTTGAAGAAGCATTTTATGTTTTAAAAGAAACAAATCCTTTTTCAGCCGGCTGCGGGAGATTTTGCGATCATCCGTGTGAGACGGCCTGCAATCGGACTAAATTTGATCAGCCTGTGGATATCAAAGCTTTGGAAAGGTTTATAGCCGACTGGGGATATGCAAATAATCTGCAGCCTAAAGATATTAAAAATGACAAAGATAAGAGTATCGCAGTTGTAGGCTCAGGTCCTGCAGGACTGACCGCAGCTTATTTTTTGTCTAAAGAAGGTTACAATGTGACCGTTTATGAAAAGCATTCCAAAGCCGGAGGTTTACTTTCGCAGGGCATCCCTGAATACAGATATCCTGATGAGATTCTTGAGAAAGAACTGGAATATATTTATAAAACAGGTGTCAAAGTTAGGCTTAATTACGAAATCAATAAAAACAGGTTTATTGATCTTGCTGAAGAGTTTGATGCTGTAATTGTTGCCACGGGAGCTCAAAGTCCGGGTGTCCTCAATATTGAGGGAGAAGATGACCCTGCTGTGGAGAATGGTATAAAATTCTTGACGGATATAAATTTAAATAATTCCGAAAATGTCAATGTGGGTAAAGATGAAAAAATAGGTATAATCGGCGGTGGGTATACCGCTTTTGATGTTGCAAGGTGTGCGGCCAGGCTTGGTGCAGATCCGCATATTATTTACAGAAGAACGGTTAATGAAATGACGGCACACCCCGGCGAAGTAAAAGACAGTGAAGAAGAGGGCGTTACTTTTCATTTTCTCAGACAACCCGTTAGAATAAAACGCAACGGCGACAAACTTAAACTTGTTTGTTCTGTGATGAAACTGGGGCCGGTTGATGAAAGCGGGAGAGCTAAACCTGTCCAGATGAAAGATGCTTATGAAGAGTTTGAGCTTGACAGAATTGTTATGGCAGTTGGAGATAAACCTGATCTCTTTTTTGTGGGGGAGAGGTTTGTTAATGAGTATCCTAACCTTAACTGCCCTGATCTACCCGATGAACTCAAAGATAAAATATTTATTGCCGGTGACTCAAGTATGGGTAACTCTGAGCTTGTTGGCATGGTCGTTAGGGCAGTCGGATCAGCTCAGATTACTGTGGAAAAAGTCAGAAAATTTTTGGGAGAAAAAATAGAGCCTTCTGAGAACAGGGAGATTGCTTTTTATAATACTATAAATACGAAATATTTTCAGGAAACCACCAGACTTGTTGAAAAGAGGATAGAGCTGGAGCAGAGGAAGAATACTTTTGAAGAGATAACCAAGACTATAGATGAGGATACGGCTGTGGTTTTTGCCGAGAGGTGTTTTTTCTGCGGCATATGCATTCAGTGTGACTGGTGTTATTATTACAGCGAGGGGTCTCTGCTGAAACTGGGAAAGGAATGGTCACCGACAATAGATGAGAGTTTTTATAAATATGTCCTTGATAAAATATCCGAAGCTTCCTTCAAAAGTGTCGAGGCCTGCCCAAGGTCTGCTTTAAGTATTACAGATGAAGATTCAAAGCTGATGGAAGTTTGTGATTATCAGTTTGTAAATTTTGACGAAATAAAAGGTAAATAG
- the polX gene encoding DNA polymerase/3'-5' exonuclease PolX: MENASIAEILEEYAKYLEINNEDFFRVRAYNSAARSVLGLDFNIAEILKSGEELPKIKGVGKNIQGHIEEIVNSGTFHELEEIKSNTPQILIVMNKIPGVGAKKAFKIHKELGVNSLGELEYACIENRLAMLDGFGEKSQNKILKNIEYVKLSMQRRLLADAEETAEKIHSFFESIDYVEKYEIAGSYRRKLETVKDLDLVIVAQGESNVLDKIAKEGFFDEIREGGEKKISAALDGLPVDLRCFEKDDFYTALHHFTGSKAHHERLRGIAKSKNFKINEYGIFQGDKKLKVSSEEEIYEILGLHYIPPELREGIFEFREDLDFENLVTEEDIKGIFHIHTNYSDGAMALQDIVDYCRSRNFKYTGISDHSRSAFYAGGLKEEELFDQIEKIDAVNAENRDFFVFKGIESDILPDGSLDYSKDVLQKLDFVIASIHSHFNMSMSEMTDRIIKAVNNPCTKILGHPTGRLLLSRDGYQVDMYEVIKECCRNNVIIELNCNPYRLDIDWRYLQTLIKEGGRVILCPDAHSKNGFEHIKYGVYAARKGGLTPAHVLNTLDTDGIAGILKNKC, from the coding sequence ATGGAAAATGCTTCAATAGCAGAAATACTTGAAGAGTATGCTAAATATCTTGAGATTAACAATGAAGATTTTTTCAGGGTGAGGGCTTATAATTCAGCGGCTCGTTCTGTGCTGGGTCTTGATTTTAATATTGCTGAAATACTAAAAAGCGGTGAAGAACTCCCGAAAATCAAGGGTGTCGGTAAAAACATTCAGGGTCATATAGAAGAAATAGTCAATTCCGGAACTTTCCATGAACTGGAAGAAATCAAGTCCAATACTCCACAAATTTTGATTGTTATGAACAAAATTCCTGGAGTGGGTGCAAAAAAAGCTTTTAAGATACATAAAGAGCTGGGGGTAAATTCTCTTGGTGAATTGGAGTATGCCTGTATTGAAAACCGTCTGGCGATGCTGGATGGATTCGGAGAAAAGTCGCAAAATAAAATACTGAAAAATATTGAGTATGTAAAATTAAGTATGCAGAGGCGTCTTCTGGCAGATGCCGAGGAAACAGCAGAAAAAATCCACAGTTTTTTTGAGAGCATTGATTATGTTGAAAAATATGAAATAGCAGGAAGTTACAGAAGAAAACTCGAAACCGTTAAAGATTTGGATTTGGTTATAGTTGCCCAGGGTGAAAGTAATGTTCTTGATAAGATAGCAAAAGAGGGTTTCTTTGATGAGATCAGGGAGGGAGGAGAAAAAAAGATTTCAGCTGCTTTGGACGGGCTGCCTGTGGATTTAAGGTGCTTTGAAAAGGATGACTTTTACACAGCTCTGCATCACTTCACAGGGAGTAAGGCTCATCATGAAAGGTTGAGAGGGATTGCAAAATCAAAGAATTTTAAAATTAATGAATATGGAATTTTTCAGGGAGATAAAAAGTTAAAAGTAAGCAGTGAAGAAGAAATATATGAAATTTTGGGGTTACATTACATCCCTCCGGAACTGAGAGAGGGAATTTTCGAATTTAGAGAGGATTTAGACTTTGAAAACCTGGTTACGGAAGAGGACATAAAAGGCATTTTTCATATTCATACAAATTACTCAGACGGTGCAATGGCGTTACAGGATATTGTTGATTACTGCAGAAGCAGAAATTTTAAATACACCGGTATCAGCGATCACAGCCGTAGTGCTTTTTATGCCGGGGGACTAAAAGAGGAAGAGCTTTTTGATCAAATTGAGAAAATAGATGCTGTAAATGCTGAAAATAGAGATTTTTTTGTTTTTAAGGGGATAGAATCAGATATTTTGCCTGACGGCAGTTTGGACTATTCAAAGGATGTCCTTCAAAAACTTGATTTTGTAATAGCCAGTATTCACTCGCATTTTAATATGAGTATGTCTGAAATGACAGACCGGATTATAAAGGCGGTAAACAATCCGTGTACGAAAATCCTCGGTCATCCTACTGGCAGACTGCTTTTATCAAGGGATGGATATCAGGTGGATATGTATGAGGTGATAAAAGAGTGCTGCAGAAATAATGTTATTATAGAGCTGAACTGTAATCCTTACAGGCTTGATATTGACTGGAGATATTTGCAGACTTTGATTAAGGAAGGCGGTCGGGTCATTTTATGTCCGGATGCTCATTCGAAAAACGGATTTGAACATATAAAATACGGGGTTTATGCTGCAAGAAAAGGCGGCTTAACCCCTGCGCACGTTCTGAATACTTTGGACACAGATGGAATTGCTGGAATTTTAAAAAACAAATGTTAA